From the Armatimonadia bacterium genome, one window contains:
- a CDS encoding Gfo/Idh/MocA family oxidoreductase, translated as MSIKVGLAGAGAVARAHLRAFVRHQQVEAVQVADPCAEARDRLAAEYGILRRSCADLAELLADESLELIDLCTPPELHCEQALAALRAAKHVIVETPLALTVQDCDEMIQVAAETGRHLYCALNHRWFPAHRRAEEALAAGEIGRPLLGMVAVLGDQRPLAADLPNWRDSWQQAAGTTLLESGYHAVYLLQRFFGPTSAVTVTTGKLSQPDSEAEVAADDTCLVALEMQSGALCNVVVTYAAAGDRWSEERRLIGSEGSLLIRDNPEDEMP; from the coding sequence GTGAGCATCAAGGTAGGGCTGGCGGGAGCCGGAGCCGTCGCACGAGCACACCTGCGGGCCTTCGTCCGTCACCAGCAGGTCGAGGCCGTCCAGGTGGCAGACCCGTGCGCGGAGGCTCGTGACCGGCTGGCCGCCGAGTACGGAATCCTCCGCCGCAGTTGCGCTGACCTCGCCGAGCTCTTGGCCGACGAATCGCTGGAGCTCATCGACCTGTGCACGCCGCCGGAGCTTCATTGCGAGCAGGCCCTCGCGGCTCTTCGGGCCGCGAAGCACGTCATCGTCGAGACACCCCTGGCGCTGACGGTACAGGACTGTGACGAGATGATCCAGGTGGCCGCCGAGACCGGCCGCCACCTCTACTGTGCCCTCAACCACCGCTGGTTCCCCGCCCATCGACGCGCAGAGGAGGCTCTTGCGGCAGGCGAGATCGGTCGTCCCCTGCTCGGCATGGTCGCTGTTCTCGGCGATCAGCGACCGCTTGCCGCCGACCTTCCCAACTGGCGCGATTCCTGGCAGCAGGCAGCGGGCACCACCCTCCTTGAGAGTGGCTATCACGCGGTGTACCTGCTCCAGCGCTTCTTCGGACCGACGAGCGCCGTCACGGTAACCACCGGCAAGCTGAGCCAACCGGATAGCGAAGCCGAGGTCGCTGCCGACGATACCTGCCTGGTGGCGCTGGAGATGCAGAGTGGAGCCCTGTGCAACGTGGTGGTCACCTACGCCGCTGCTGGTGACCGCTGGAGTGAGGAGCGTCGTCTGATTGGTTCCGAGGGTTCGCTTCTGATCCGGGACAATCCCGAGGACGAGATGCC